The genome window aatttgcagataataaGCTACTTTATTCTAGGTGGTTAAATGTATGATTGTAAAGAGCTCTGTAAGGCACTTTTTGAACTGAGTAAATGATTAACCAAATAGTAATTTAAGCTTGTTTAATCATCAGGCCCAAAAGAACTTTAAATAAGTAACCCTTTCCATATACATTGGGACGGGGAGTTTTGTGACCTAACTGTTGAGATTGATATTGTTATTTAATTTGTGCCATTTTCTCCCAGTATggccctttaaaaaaacaaaaaacttctgattacaccagtggtagtcaacctggtccctaccgcccactagtgagcattccagctttcatggtgggtggtaggggttttgtccaatactgaagcattttcctttttttaaatttaattgactttttaaaaaattttcacagcattatttaaaaatattttcattaggttttcataaaattttacAATTGAATTCAGTAGGGATGTTAAATAGGTAGTACAAATTCTAATATTTTGCTGTTTAAAATTAACATTTCCTTATTTCTGTATGAATATTCTATAAAAGTATAGCTTTGATGCATTACATTAAAAGTAAGATAATGTTTTTCTTCTAGAATATTGATTTTGTGGTAATTTGAAACCCAATAAATGTGGGTGGTTCCATTGCCAAGAAAGCAGTTAAGGGCTACATTTTCAGAAGTATTAACTTTGCCTATAAAGAAATAGGAGCGCTTTTAAAACAGATGGCTGTTTATACACATTGACATTTCTCTTAAACATTATTCTTAAAAATAACGAGTATCATCCAATTTGCAATCAGTTCCGGTTCAAAATGAATTGTAATAAATGCAGATCTGTTTGtcctaaaaaaaattaattgaagcTTTTGCACTGACGAGATTTAATCTCATGGCCTAAATTTATGATTTTAAGTTTACAGTAAGTTATTTCTATCTATAATCTCCTCAAGAGTTAATTATACTGTCATCAAACAAATGTAGCAAATGAAATGAAGAACCTCCAAATAAAAGGTAAATTATAAGGAAGGATATATTAGTTACCAAAATTATTCAGTGACAATCATTCTGCAGAATGAAAATATCTACTGCATAGCATTAAAACATCAATAATATATAGCATTTTTAATAACTGTTTCAGCTGCTTTTTCCCTCCTACCTCTCCTCACTATGGAAATAatgatttctgcataaatatagaGAGCATTCAGCCATAGCCAATAGTTGTTGTCCATTTGGCCAGGTTTGAATATTCTTAACCATATATGTTTAAGCAAGAACGTTTAAACATCATGGAGAACATAATCTTTTATATGCATAATGTGTTTCTGAGGGCTTACTGTCTCATTTACATCTGGAGGGCTGTGATATTACACTAAGTTATAATGTCAGCATAAAACAATTTAAAGCAGTATTATCTTTCCTAAGATAAGTACGTAAAGTGTTTTGAATACACTTCCCTATCTAAGACCACAGATAATCCTTCCATAATTACTGTTGCATAGTAACCATTCATAGTTATGACAGGCCAcctaaaagctacttatgacacCGTTCCAAAGTTCTGATGGCTGCACACATCACATTTCAGGTACTTGGCAGCTAGCTCACCTTTATggatggttgcagcattccatgatcatgtgagtatgatttatgacattttttgccagtttccagcctTATTTGGCTGGTTTCCAATAAAAAATGCCCATAGGGATACACTGATTTGTATTTAGTCACTTGTTAATGACTACCATATTCACTTGACCATGGTGTGTGTTTAACAAttggagcaaaaaaataaataaaaaaatcataaaatcaggttCTGTCTGTACATGCAGTCTGTGGATTGATTTACGATGGATATTCTGGATTCCACTATAGTCAtaaatgaaggactacctgtgtattttttttgccaaagaaAAGCAGAGGAAATAAGGGAGGAGGAGCTCACCCCTTATTTGTTTGTATTAGGATGTAATCTGATGTCtacaactatactatatatataattttagaatGTAGTCTGAGTCTAAACTATCTTAGACGCCAAAGAATTTAGTCTAATTGTTGTATCACCCTATCTGACAGGAATTTTGGGTAACTTGAAAACTTGCACGTATTTACTACTACGTCTTTTGGATTTCATTATTTGCTTCTGTTATGTATGTATATTACTATTTTTAAAGTTctaatctgttaatctattatTTTTCATGAGATGGTGTTATTTATGCATTTTATAAAGACAAAAACCATTACCTTCCCACTCCCAAAAGCAAGACTTCATTTTTAGGTAGCTAGAGGGTCCTaagccttccttctttccttcctgcctcccttcttACAAAAAGTCACACCATTTGAATAAAAATATCCATAACTAGCGTAGTAACAGTCTTTCTAATACTGCTTTTTGATTTCAGGTACCACAGGAAGTGAGGAACCCAGCAAATGCTTGCTTGCAGTCTCTGAGGGTGAAGTTGATTCAGCAACATCACTTGCCTTAGAAATGAAATATGCATTGGATCCCAACCgacaaatcaagaagagaaacaaagccCTACAGGTGAGATTCAAAGACATCTGAGGCCCAGAATGAGCAAAGGGAAAAACAGCTCTCTTTGTTACAGCAGACCGACCAAAAGGAAGCAAAATCCATCTCTTACAGAGCAGCTTACCGAAAATACATGACAGTGCCTGCCCGAAGATCAATCCCTAATGTTACTAAAAGTACAGGAGTTCAAACTTCACCTGAACTTAAAAAGTGTTACCAGACCTTCCCTTTGGACCGGAAAAAGGGAAATATAATCAAAAGCATAGCTTCAGTTGACACTTTTCCAAGTCAAAATAATGGATTCCTAATTGATGTTAAAGAGAAAGACAGCAAAATCTCAGGAGAGGCTGTTCAGTGCAGCAAGAAAGTCACTGGATATGTGACAGCTGAATTTATTTCACATACTAATGAACGCATGAACGCAATAGAGCCGCTTTCTAAGGACAACTGTTTGGAGACATGTATAAGCACTGATTTGCACAGCTGTAGTAAAGAATCTCCTTCTCTACAGGACTCAGCAGCTTCAGTTTTAGAAGAGCCTGATTACTCTTTGCATGACAAAGCAAAACACCACACTGGGCCATTGAGGTACGAGGAAGCTAATCCAGCCAGCCAAGGAAAAGTGTTCAAGACAGAAGTAGCTTCTGTCTACTTGCCCGCATCTGGTTCACACACCTCACTGGCTGACCAGCAACATTCGGCAGCAACAGGGAACTGGTCCCTGTGTCCAGCCGAGGAGGAGGACAGAAAAAGAACTCTGCATCTTAATGGTCTGCAGTCACAAGCTGTAAGTACAGTTCAGGCCTGTCCCATGCAGGCACAGTGCCAGTCTACCCAATGTAACGAACAGACCCTTCTGGTAAATGTTTCATCTATGGAAGGAAAACAGCCTTGTCAGACAGCAGTTGCTGTGAGTGAAGGATGTCAACAAATTGTGCCTCACACTGAAGTAGTAGATTTGAAAGCACAGTTACAGATGATGGAGAATCTGATCAGCTCCAGTCAGGAAACCATAAAGGTCTTGTTGGGTGTTATTCAGGAGTTGGAAAAGGGAGAAGCTCATAGAGAAGGGTAAGTtgatttttagtttagtttttttgATATATGCAAGAATCTCATTTGGGGAGGAAAATCACTTGCATGAATTCTGTTGAAAAATTTACATGTTTCTGTTTACTCAGGTGTTAGAATTGCTCAAAAAGCATGTGCAACATATGTGTCACCTTTCTTTATTAATATGGATTATTTTAATGAATAGTTATTCCTGACTCACAGTACTTGAAAATTATAATTTAGCATCTAACTTCACAGTAATGTATTAATGCTTTAGATGacctttatttcattgtgttcctAATGATCTTACAATGTATGTGCTTTAGTACAAAGATACTCCTAAAAAATACGCTTCTGGTAACAGAACTGCTTTcaaagaatattaaaattaaaatatatcactTATATATATTTGTCATAAAACAAAGGGTCATGTTAAAGCTAATAATATCTGCTATATGATTACCCAAGAACTCTTTCATTAATTATTTAAAACCAGAAGAGACTAGGAGGCAACAGAAAAGATTGTTTAGAATGCTGAAGCTGCCCAAAACAAAAGCATTAGTTCATAAAAATGAAGTGCAGAATATATTGTTCTGCattctataatttttttaaagcattactCACAAGATACTTAGCAAGTGCAGCTATTTACTCGCTTCTATAATTATGTCTTTATTTGATAATTGCAACTTCTGTTCTTTGGCATCTCACTTACCCTTCTAAAAGATATAATGCCTGTATTTCCTAGTTAATTCAGTGATTGTATTCTAACAAATGCAACTTTCTGTCTCCAGCTTCCTGTTTTGTGTAGCTCATGCTTCCCCCCACTTCAGTAAATGTTCCCTCTTTCATTCCTTTCATCATAGCAAAATTACTAATATGTGTCTTTTTTATTTGTGGCTTTAGAAGTTGCTTTCACCCGAAACAAGCTACTGATTAGTGCATGTTAAAGATGCAATAATTATAAACATGGTAATTGTTCTATGTAATAATTTTGCTTAGTCAAAATGATTTACAGCacttatttaaatttaaactatATCTATGTCACAAGGACAGGCTATACATTTCAAGTACAGCAGAATGGTTTTCAATGTTTGTAGATTTAACTGATCATTTATTTTGTGCATGCTCTTTGACATCTAATGGCATAATGCAGCCCTTTAGCTATGTGTATTGAAACTCTTTAGGCTTTTCATGTCTGTATTTCCATTATATCATGGCATTAATGTTTTGTTGCCTTAGAAAGTCTGAATGTGAGAGGAAATACAAGTATGGCACTGAAGAGGCCTTGTGGCTTGTGACTATCAAAGCAACAGACCTTAATGTTGACCTACTAGCAGAGATCCTATGGCTgatgataacataacataacataacataacataacataacatcagagttgattTAGATTGATTTCATGATTTAAATTACAAACATGTAAAGTTAAAGGTTTTGTGCATATTTTTTCAGGAAGTAATCAGGAAACTACTGATGGCAACAGTACAACCCAGttagcatatatataaataaggaTTTAGGTCTTCCTGATGGAAAATAAACAGTGAAGTCTTAAAACTAACTTGTAAAAAGGACTAAGATTCAGAATACACAGTTTAACATATAAAATGTAGCCTAACCAGACTTATTCTGTGATATTACTTTAATTAGCAGTTTCTACCTCTTCTTAAAGATGCTTGTAGTGAGGGAAGCATTATTTCTATTTCACATGTTAGTTTATTGGTTGTTGTTATTCTGATGCAAAAGACCAATTCCTTTTGCATCAGACCCATTGCAaactatcatttaaaaaaaagttttagtaccttgtttccccgaaaataagatgtccccggataataagcacaatcaggcttttgagcatatgcactaaaataagccctcccctgaaaataagccctccctgaaaatatttacccGCATGCACAGCCGGTTCCCACCATTTCCTTTGGTTGCTTGCCATACAAACAACACAAGGTGAAGAGGCGAGgctggagggggggaagggaggggggaacatGCCCCACACTCCTCACATGCCCTTACCTAACGGCCGCTCCCACAACTCTAGCCACCAGGCCACTCCTGTCATACTAATGGCCGTCGCAAAAGCTATTAGCGAAGAATAGGGAGGCGACGGGACATCCGGTTGCAGCGGTGTGGCCAGGCCAATGGCATGGTGCAGAGTCCTAGAAAGCATGTCTGGAAGCACGTGCACGGCCTCAGGGCCGAATAGCTGCCGAGCAGCTGTGTCATTAACAGCCATGAGGTGACTACATTCATcgcctcctgcacctcaaaaataataagaccttcccgaaaataaggccaagcacttattccggggatcaaaagaaaataagactatcTTATTTTCCGAGAAACACAGTATatccctgggaaggatggaactACATCCTTTGCCCCATTGAAGGAAAAGGGAGCAATTGATCTTTATTTATCATGGTAGAATATAAATTTGAGGGGAAATGTCATTGAGATTCAAAATGCAGACCAAGGATCTAGAAACATAAGGACACTAGGACAGATAAACAGGAATACCAGTGATTCATAACCACGAATCATTATGTGTTGTCAGAGGTTCATAAATGTTTTCACCATTCATAGCCATGACTAGGCTGCTCATGAACAAaggtttagagttcttttttttctttcagcataGAGAAGAACAAAGACCTACTTCCCTTGTTTAGACTTAAATGATATTCGAAAACCAGCAAGACTTAAAAGTAATTGCAGGCCCTCACATAGTTAGTTTTGTATATATTTGCTTATATCTCAATTAGAGTGAACAAATTtacatatacacagagagagaaagcaacaacaacaaattggtATAAATGTCATAGCTTTTAATTgacattatttataaaaaaatattaaaataactgtggaaactaaaacataggctcttttgaaaatatttacacttgtatacattttatatttatttaaaaagttgcaTGAATGTCtcatctgatatatatatatagtattatgCATCCATCTCAGCAAGGATACATTGATTACTCACCTTCCTGCAGCTAATGGTTTATGGTTTAATTCATTTCGTTCTTTTGCttaaatgaacaaaaataaatTTCTTCAATGCTTTATGTTACTATAGCATTTTTACACTAGAAGAAcctattgtgatttttttccatttcaaaacTATTTCAGTACCCAGGTACTTTTGAAAGGATAAGAATTTTAGGAGAATCAAATCATATTGAAAACAGTAAATTGGCTGAGAACAGTAATAAACAAAATCTCTCTGTGAAAGTAATAAGGCTTAaccattgttattttaaaaatacttttactgATATATGGTTTGTTACAAATATAGGCTCTATTTCTAATGAAGAAAAAGATAACTTTGAAACTAAAAGATTTAAATATTATGAAATGCAATGCAACAGAGGAAAATATAATTCCTGCTACTAAACACAGTCATAACAAAGCCTGCATAGGCTTGTGAAAGGATTATTTAGTAACAGCAATTTATGTAGCTATTGGATTTAAATCCTAACTTTTTTACTTAGCTTGCATTACCACTTCTAGATAATGTATGTAATCAGGATGTTAAATTCAACAGAatccatttaaaaaatagaaagtgaaTTCAATATTTAGAAGGTCTGAAACTAACCTTAGTTTAATTCTTAGggaattaataatattattattattaaaatcgtACTATATACGAAAGAAAAGCAGTGCTGTACCACTATAAATAGACAATGAAGAACAACAAAATGCAGCCAATTTGTCTTCTCTTTTCATAGAACTCTAGaccatcttcttcctctttttatgGTTTTCAGTGTtcactcaaaataaaataaacagtgaaTAATCCAGATCATCACTGATGCTGGACCctgacttgcttttttttttatgggcctgcctatttgtttatttaaaagactTATTTTTGCAGACCTTAGAATGAATGCAGATAACTTGGTCATTTTCATTGACAATGTTGTTTCAATCGAATAAGGGTAGACAATCAGCTTGCATGTGTGAGACTCCATTAATATATGCTGAAATAATAATGTTTGTAgataaggaaggggagagggtttAATGTGCTATATCACTttcaaattctaataaattttTAAGTCTAATTAAAAGTCTTACAGTTTCCTTATTAAGACTATATATGGCTtggttcctttttatttttaggaTTGTCTTTTCCAATACAATCAACCCATTCAATAAAATATTCATGAGAGATCAGGGGTGCAGACCAGTAAGTTGCAATTATGGAACATCTTGGTGAGGTTAGTTTGGTCCTTTATGGTATTTCAAAAGGCTTTGAAGACTTGTCTTCTTTTAAATACTAGTTATTCAGTCAGTTTACCactttaattttgttcttttaCTGGCTTTGGATAATGTTTATCCTGGTGCTATTAATATATCTAAtctataatataattaattatatatacatacatgcatgcatacatacatacatacatacatacatacatacatacatacatacatacatacatctaaaagggatgcagtggctcagtggctaggacgctgagcttgtcaatcgaaaggtcagcagttcagtggttctttATCTTATTTCATCTATTgtaaagagaaagaataaaattgaaagtggaatatactttttttttaaaaaaagaaagctaacCATATGTATTATTTACAGTAACCAGGCCTCATTTTTTGGAAGTCCACTCTATAACTAGCAAAATAATAGGGAGATAGACGAGAAACCCTATCATATATGAAAGCTCTTATGCTGAGGAAAACATCTTTTGAAGTGCTGTTTAATTCAGATGAATCCTAGTTCTAAATGTATTGTCATGTTTAATATATCAGTTGGTTTCTGTCAGAAAGTAAGTCTCTTTTTAGGAAACTAAATAAGCCATTCCTTTCAAACTTTCAAAATCTTTCCATACTTATTACACTGATTATCTGATTAAATATTACATCTGCTTGATCTCTGTTCCAGGGCAATAAACTCaatc of Ahaetulla prasina isolate Xishuangbanna chromosome 6, ASM2864084v1, whole genome shotgun sequence contains these proteins:
- the LOC131201489 gene encoding LOW QUALITY PROTEIN: inhibitory synaptic factor 2A-like (The sequence of the model RefSeq protein was modified relative to this genomic sequence to represent the inferred CDS: inserted 2 bases in 1 codon) yields the protein MKNLQIKGTTGSEEPSKCLLAVSEGEVDSATSLALEMKYALDPNRQIKKRNKALQVRFKDIXEAQNEQREKQLSLLQQTDQKEAKSISYRAAYRKYMTVPARRSIPNVTKSTGVQTSPELKKCYQTFPLDRKKGNIIKSIASVDTFPSQNNGFLIDVKEKDSKISGEAVQCSKKVTGYVTAEFISHTNERMNAIEPLSKDNCLETCISTDLHSCSKESPSLQDSAASVLEEPDYSLHDKAKHHTGPLRYEEANPASQGKVFKTEVASVYLPASGSHTSLADQQHSAATGNWSLCPAEEEDRKRTLHLNGLQSQAVSTVQACPMQAQCQSTQCNEQTLLVNVSSMEGKQPCQTAVAVSEGCQQIVPHTEVVDLKAQLQMMENLISSSQETIKVLLGVIQELEKGEAHREGYCSKGKNFMSKSDLDYVMKASSHLLRLDPLKLSYRTGQDTSNCDTCRNSACIIYSVELDFKQQEDKLQPVLRKLHPIEETQVAPLPYSQESYSSTPKQKSKTESKKHGRWKLWFL